Below is a genomic region from Candidatus Epulonipiscium sp..
TGGCTTATCTAAGGCCTTACAATATAAAACTTATAATTGTTATGCTATTTGCCGTAGGAAGCACCGTTTTTTCTATAGCAGGGCCTAAAATACTCGGTAAAGTCACGACCAAAATATTTGAAGGATTGATCTTGAAGGTAACAGGAGCCGGTGCTGGCATGGATTTCATATATATCCGAAATATCGTTTTTATTTTACTGGGATTGTATTTTATCTCTGCGGTATTTTCCTATATACAAGGCTTTATCGTAACTGGGGTATCCCAAAAGATATCCTATAATCTAAGAAAAGAAATATCCATAAAAATCAATAAACTCCCCCTAAAGTATTTTGATACCATCTCCCATGGAGATGTATTATCTAGGGTTACCAATGATGTTGATACCATTAGCCAAACCCTAAACCAAAGCATGAGCCAAATCATTACATCGACAGTCACTCTTTTTGGAGTACTAATTATGATGCTCTCCATAAGCTGGCAGATGACTATTGTTGCTGTTTTGATACTGCCTATTTCTATGGTTTTGGTTATGGGAATCATTAAAAAATCACAAAAATACTTTAAAGCCCAACAGGAATTTTTGGGTAAGGTAAATGGCCATATAGAAGAAGTTTACGGAGGCCATAATATTATGAAGGCATTTAACGCTGAAGAAAAAGTAATCGACGCATTCGAAAAAATCAACGATAAGCTTTATGGTTCTGCATGGAAATCTCAATTTCTTTCTGGAATGATGATGCCTCTTATGGGTTTTGTAGGAAACCTAGGGTATGTGGCCGTTTCGATTTTAGGGGGTTGGTTTGCCATTAGAAAAACCATAGAAGTGGGAGATATCCTTTCTTTTATCCAATACATCAGAAGCTTTACCCAACCCATAGGACAAGTAGCCCAAATCAGTAATGTCCTTCAATCCACAGTAGCTGCTGCTGAGAGGGTATTCGAGTTCTTGGAAGAAGAGGAAGAAATAAAAGAAACCACAGATCCAATAAAATTAGAAAAAGTTGAAGGAAGGGTAACCTTTAAGAATGTCAAGTTTGGATATGACCCGGATAAAATAATAATCAATGATTTTTCTGCAGATATCAAACCAGGGCAAAAAGTCGCTATAGTAGGACCTACAGGAGCAGGAAAAACCACAATCGTTAAACTTCTTATGAGATTCTACGAATTAAACGAAGGGCAGATTTTCGTAGATGGAAAAGACATCAAAGACTTCACTAGGGAAGATCTCCGAGATGATTTTGGTATGGTACTACAAGATACCTGGCTCTTTTCGGGGACCATCGAAGAAAATATAGGGTACGGAAAGCCCAATTCCACTAAGCAAGAGGTGGTACAGGCAGCCAAAGCCGCCCATACCCATAGATTTATTAAAACCTTGCCTGAAGGATATAATATGCTCATAAATGAAGAAGCCAGCAATATCTCTCAAGGTCAAAAACAACTCCTAACCATAGCAAGGGCCATACTCAAAGATCCAAAAATCCTAATACTGGACGAAGCTACTTCCTCCGTAGATACAAGGACAGAGGTGCTCATACAAAGGGCTATGGAAAACCTAATGAAAGGCAGAACCTCCTTTATCATCGCCCACAGACTTTCTACCATAAAGGATGCCGATTTGATTCTCGTTATGAAAGAAGGAGACATCATCGAGCAAGGCAGCCATAAGGAACTTCTCGAAAAGAACGGTTTTTATGCAGAACTATATAATAGCCAGTTTACAGCATAAAAGATTCCTCAGTCCATTCGAAGTGACAATGAGATAGATTAGTGATATAATTAGGGCATTTCAAAATAATTTTATTATACCACCAAATCTAGGGGGATTTATATGAATGAAAACGAAATAATCATCAAAAAACTATACGATATGGATAAAAGATTGACCAAATTAGAAGAAGAAATATATAAGGATAAGAAATCAACATTGCAGACTACCTTAGTACAAGGGACAAAGAAGCCAACAGTAACCCCTACTGTTCATCCAAAAAATATTATTCCTCAGACCACCCCTAAGCCATCAGAACCTCCTATAATAGTCAAAAAGGAACCCAAAAATCTAGAAATGGAGCTAGGGGGCAAATGGATTAATAGGGTAGGTATTATGGCCTTAATCCTTGCTGCAGCCTTTTTCCTTAAGTATTCCTTTGATAACAATCTAATAGGACCTCAGGGAAGGATTCTTATAGGGGTATTGTTTGGGGTTTCTATGCTTATATCTGGGGACTTACTCTTTAAGAAATACCGCATTCCTTCCGAGGGGCTAATGGGTGGTGGGATTGCCATACTTTGTTTTACCGTATTTGCAGCCTTTGCTTTTTATAATTTAATTGGGCAAAGTATTACCTTTATCTTATTTGTCCTTATTATCTTAGCAAGTACATTCCTAGCCATAAAAAACGATACTGTAACCATTATGCATCTGGGGGTTTTGACTGGATTTCTAACCCCATTTCTATTATCTAGTGGGGAAACTAACGATGTGTTTTTCTTAGCCTATTTAGTTATTTTAAATCTTGGAATTGTTATTATTTCATATTATAAGAACTGGAAGTCCCTGTTTAACTTTGCTTTTTTTGCTACCCATTTTTGTTTTTTGGGATGGCTAATTGGCAGATTTGTAATTGATGTAGCTGGGGTAGAAAAGATTCAGTTCTTTACAGGGTTTTTGCCTTTGATTGTGATATTTGCTGAGTTTTTAGTGATATCGATTTTAATGAACCTAAACCTAAAAAACAAGAAAACCCATTTGAAATTTGATTTCTTTTTAATATTTATAAATGCCATAGTCTTTTATGCCGAAGGCTACAAAATGCTGTTAAAGTATAACGATAGCCTTTTAGGTATCTTTACCATTGTTATCGCCCTATTATATCTTGGGATTTACTTTGGAATCCGAAAATTTATTGATGCGTATAAGAACTTCCTTACTTTTTTACTTTTGGTTTCTCTAACCTTTATTACCATAGCCATACCCGTACAATTAGAGGGGAGATTTTTATCCTTGGCATGGGCAATAGAAGCCTTTGCCCTCTCCTATTTATCTACCAAAACGGAATATATAAAGATTTATTTTTCTTATATTATCGTAATGATAATTGCCTTAATTAGTTTATGGGTTAATTTGATTTATATAGGAAATGATATAACCAAGATACCTTTTTTAAACATCAATTCCATAATATATATTACTTCCATTGTTGTTCTTTTTGGATCATTATGGGCAAATCGAAAGGATAAATCCGGTATTAATATCATTTTTACAGTGATTCTCAACCTATTCTTAATAGGTTTCTTCCTGGCGGATACCTCCAATATTTTTGGAAGATTGATAGAAAAAGCCCAGTCCCTAGGGCAACAGGAAAAAATCGAAAAATATATCTATATGGAAAATCTTATCGGATCATTGGTTGTTCTTTTATATTCAATTATTTTAATCTTTATAGGCTTTATCAAAAATAGCAAGTCCATGAGGATACTTTCCCTTTGTTTGTTTATTTTAGTTATTTTTAAAGTGTTTCTATTTGATCTTTCTTCATTAATAGGCATATATAGGATACTGTCCTTTATGGTATTGGGAGTTATACTAATTGGTATATCCTTCATATACCAAAAATATAAAAATCTCATTTTGGGGGAGGATGCTGATGAAGCTTAAAAAAACCTTGGGTTTAATGGGAATGCTTATACTTTTTTTAAATCCGATAAATGATGGTTTTGCCCAGGATATTACCCCTAATAAATTTCAATATTTCAAGAAAATACCTCAAATGGGAAAGGGCTTAAGCTCCATAAAGCTAGATGCTCAGGTATATGACTCTGCCGGTCATTTAGTTCCAGATATACGAATATTTGATCAAGATGGAGTAGAGGTGCCGTACCATAAATATAATGGATTTTCTAAGGAAAATGTAGAAACAATAGATTTTCGCATACTCAACCTTTCCGAAGATCAGGAGATTCTTAGGGCAGATTTTATTAGGGAATCCTCTTTAGTAGAAACCTATGATCAAATTACCATAGATATAGCTAGCCGTAACTTTTTACTATCTCCCAATCTCTATGGAAGTACGGACGGAAGGGACTTTTTTCCCATCCACACAAAGGGGTATATTTATAGTTTTGATGATATAAATAAAGGGCATAATAACATTATTGCCTTTGATGAGGTAAATTACAATTACCTAAGGGCAGAATTTGAAATAGCCATGGGAAGGGTATCCCCTAAAGATATAAGTAAGGTATCCTATACTAAAAACCTGCCCTATATTCCTATGGAAAAACAAATAGAATCCGACATTGTATCCCTTACTCAGATTGAAAAGACCACAGAAATAGTTCTTGATATGCACTATACAAATCTCCCCCTATCCGCCATAACGATAAACGCAGATGGCAAAAACTACTATAGGGTAGTAAAGATTTTAACAGGTGATGAGATAAAGAAAATGAACCTAATTGCAGAGGACGTTATTTCTTCCTTTGATATAGGGGATTATAAAGTGGATAACAATAAAATAAAAATTGACACTACCTGTCAAAGATATGTAAAACTCATCATCAATAATGAAGACAATGCTTCCCTAAAGATTGGGGGGATAGATTTCTTTTATCTGCCAGATACCTTAGTATTTGAGACAGAACTTGATAAAACTTATAGCCTGTATTATGGCAGTAAGGCCTATAGGGCTCCGATATACGATATCTCCTATATAGCAGCCCATATAGATGAAAAAACCCTCCAAGAA
It encodes:
- a CDS encoding DUF2339 domain-containing protein, encoding MNENEIIIKKLYDMDKRLTKLEEEIYKDKKSTLQTTLVQGTKKPTVTPTVHPKNIIPQTTPKPSEPPIIVKKEPKNLEMELGGKWINRVGIMALILAAAFFLKYSFDNNLIGPQGRILIGVLFGVSMLISGDLLFKKYRIPSEGLMGGGIAILCFTVFAAFAFYNLIGQSITFILFVLIILASTFLAIKNDTVTIMHLGVLTGFLTPFLLSSGETNDVFFLAYLVILNLGIVIISYYKNWKSLFNFAFFATHFCFLGWLIGRFVIDVAGVEKIQFFTGFLPLIVIFAEFLVISILMNLNLKNKKTHLKFDFFLIFINAIVFYAEGYKMLLKYNDSLLGIFTIVIALLYLGIYFGIRKFIDAYKNFLTFLLLVSLTFITIAIPVQLEGRFLSLAWAIEAFALSYLSTKTEYIKIYFSYIIVMIIALISLWVNLIYIGNDITKIPFLNINSIIYITSIVVLFGSLWANRKDKSGINIIFTVILNLFLIGFFLADTSNIFGRLIEKAQSLGQQEKIEKYIYMENLIGSLVVLLYSIILIFIGFIKNSKSMRILSLCLFILVIFKVFLFDLSSLIGIYRILSFMVLGVILIGISFIYQKYKNLILGEDADEA
- a CDS encoding ABC transporter ATP-binding protein, whose amino-acid sequence is MSEKNIKTPRPMRGPMGRGGNFEKPKDFKGTFSKLLAYLRPYNIKLIIVMLFAVGSTVFSIAGPKILGKVTTKIFEGLILKVTGAGAGMDFIYIRNIVFILLGLYFISAVFSYIQGFIVTGVSQKISYNLRKEISIKINKLPLKYFDTISHGDVLSRVTNDVDTISQTLNQSMSQIITSTVTLFGVLIMMLSISWQMTIVAVLILPISMVLVMGIIKKSQKYFKAQQEFLGKVNGHIEEVYGGHNIMKAFNAEEKVIDAFEKINDKLYGSAWKSQFLSGMMMPLMGFVGNLGYVAVSILGGWFAIRKTIEVGDILSFIQYIRSFTQPIGQVAQISNVLQSTVAAAERVFEFLEEEEEIKETTDPIKLEKVEGRVTFKNVKFGYDPDKIIINDFSADIKPGQKVAIVGPTGAGKTTIVKLLMRFYELNEGQIFVDGKDIKDFTREDLRDDFGMVLQDTWLFSGTIEENIGYGKPNSTKQEVVQAAKAAHTHRFIKTLPEGYNMLINEEASNISQGQKQLLTIARAILKDPKILILDEATSSVDTRTEVLIQRAMENLMKGRTSFIIAHRLSTIKDADLILVMKEGDIIEQGSHKELLEKNGFYAELYNSQFTA